A genomic region of Candidatus Methylomirabilota bacterium contains the following coding sequences:
- a CDS encoding LLM class flavin-dependent oxidoreductase: MGRGLALFAGIAPEIIRASAREAEALGYSSFWVNHPGATDGLASLAVAARETQRIELGIGVIPLHTRGPDSIVQGVRAHALPLGRLLLGVGSANPGALARVRAGVAELRSQLQTRLVVAALGPQMCRLAGEIADGVLFNWLTPEHARRSAELVRAGAAAARRQPPKLFAYVRVALGGEARDRLGKEADRYAAIPAYANNFARMGVKPVETAIAAQSPAAIPPALGEWQGVVDEVVVRAITGSDTVEETLALVRAAKPA; this comes from the coding sequence ATGGGACGCGGACTCGCCCTGTTCGCCGGTATCGCGCCCGAGATTATCCGCGCCTCCGCGCGGGAGGCCGAGGCGCTGGGCTACAGCTCCTTCTGGGTGAACCATCCCGGCGCGACCGACGGGCTGGCCTCACTCGCCGTAGCCGCGCGAGAGACCCAGCGCATCGAGCTCGGCATCGGCGTGATCCCCCTGCACACGCGGGGGCCGGACAGCATCGTCCAGGGCGTGCGCGCCCACGCCTTGCCCCTCGGTCGCCTCCTCCTCGGAGTCGGCAGCGCGAATCCAGGCGCCCTCGCCCGCGTGCGCGCGGGCGTCGCCGAGCTGCGCTCGCAGCTCCAGACGCGCCTGGTGGTGGCGGCGCTCGGCCCGCAGATGTGCCGTCTGGCCGGGGAGATCGCCGATGGCGTGCTCTTCAACTGGCTGACCCCGGAGCACGCACGGCGCTCGGCGGAGCTGGTACGGGCAGGCGCGGCCGCGGCGCGCCGGCAGCCGCCCAAGCTCTTCGCGTATGTCCGCGTCGCGCTGGGCGGGGAGGCGCGCGACCGGCTCGGGAAGGAGGCCGACCGCTACGCGGCCATCCCGGCGTACGCGAACAACTTCGCCCGCATGGGCGTGAAGCCGGTGGAGACGGCCATCGCCGCCCAGAGCCCGGCCGCGATTCCGCCGGCGCTCGGCGAGTGGCAGGGTGTCGTCGACGAGGTCGTCGTCCGCGC